A single window of Neurospora crassa OR74A linkage group VII, whole genome shotgun sequence DNA harbors:
- a CDS encoding RNA Polymerase II CTD phosphatase Fcp1 translates to MVKTIQLGSRLRYPITITKLYKEPNQPIKKKEALFQYSFKWKRTVGDNIRGETWEAEETTYADWSSPSDGELKSWKIRVGQEISRDQDCMVVKESCSHDVQFGGLCAICGKDMTEVNWAAESRDMDRAPINMVHDQTHLTVSETQAQKTENALQRRLLQHRKLSLVVDLDQTIIHACIDPTVGEWQKDPSNPNYPSVRNVKSFQLDDGPRGVANNCWYYIKMRPGLEDFLKKISTMYELHVYTMGTRAYAQNVARIVDPDKKLFGNRVISRDENGNMYAKSLQRLFPVSTKMVVIIDDRADVWPRNRPNLIKVSPYDFFKGIGDINSGFLPKQQGLLTPSAAATTNGGLARIAPAPSPDKEDSTTMEPPLEKALEEQEKTLEKQIKDRPLQALQEQQDKQDEAAERASATPESGNTESTTPPPPHHRHQVLQDDDRELAFLENHLTALHKSFFQAYEQNRLSQPSSSPSSLDTQSIPDVGSILTTLKAQALSGCKIVLSGIVPIGMDVYRSEIGLQVASFGAELRSSVTRDVTHLVVSSQRPRTKKVRQAIRYLPKIKIVNQDWLAACFSEWRVVEEGPYLIEGLEDAQKKLNEKVQDAEATETVSDADDTDSGNAPPGKKRILRLKSPPRVRFATAASTGNDEDEDEDEEDSDSGGDDEDEDEDMDEELEAFKPTDADGQLSPIDGLKTFNWGSADEELAEFLESGSDDEEEEEEDEDDDDGDNVNGDDDEEAPAQAATNITTTSSSYEQLLAAQGTAPSTKRKADDEEEEESHKRRKSLLGPGPSSLRNELKDEDVEATTAEVETQAAHDDQDVQYADDLDKEFEELDEEALEADFLAMDDGDGDEAQGQQVDGHGTGNGGVDENG, encoded by the coding sequence ATGGTCAAAACAATCCAGCTGGGGAGCCGGCTGCGGtaccccatcaccatcaccaagctcTACAAGGAACCCAACCAGCCCAtcaagaaaaaggaagcgCTCTTCCAGTACTCGTTCAAATGGAAGCGCACCGTCGGCGACAACATCCGCGGAGAGACATGGGAAGCCGAAGAAACCACCTACGCCGACTGGAGTTCGCCCTCAGACGGCGAGCTCAAGTCATGGAAGATCCGCGTCGGCCAAGAAATCTCCAGAGATCAAGACTGTATGGTCGTCAAGGAGTCGTGCTCCCATGATGTCCAGTTTGGCGGCCTCTGCGCCATCTGTGGCAAGGACATGACCGAGGTCAACTGGGCCGCCGAGTCCCGCGACATGGACCGCGCCCCCATCAACATGGTGCACGACCAGACACACCTCACCGTCAGTGAGACGCAGGCCCAAAAGACCGAGAACGCCCTCCAGCGCCGTCTGCTCCAGCACCGCAAGCTCAGCTTGGTCGTCGATCTGGACCAGACCATCATCCACGCTTGCATCGACCCGACCGTTGGCGAGTGGCAGAAGGACCCGTCCAATCCCAACTACCCATCCGTCCGCAACGTCAAGTCCTTCCAGCTGGACGATGGCCCCCGCGGCGTCGCCAACAACTGCTGGTACTACATCAAAATGCGGCCAGGCCTCGAGGACTTTCTCAAAAAGATCTCAACCATGTACGAGCTACACGTCTACACCATGGGCACTCGCGCCTACGCCCAGAATGTGGCGCGCATCGTCGATCCCGACAAGAAGCTGTTTGGCAATCGGGTGATTAGCCGCGACGAGAACGGCAACATGTACGCCAAAAGCCTACAGCGCTTGTTCCCCGTCAGCAccaagatggtggtgatCATTGACGATCGAGCGGACGTGTGGCCGCGCAACAGGCCCAATCTGATCAAGGTCTCGCCATATGACTTCTTCAAAGGAATTGGTGATATCAACTCTGGGTTTCTGCCGAAGCAACAGGGTCTGCTTACTCCGAGTGCGGCGGCGACCACGAATGGTGGTTTGGCGCGCATTGCACCGGCGCCATCTCCCGACAAGGAGGACAGCACCACGATGGAGCCGCCGCTGGAGAAAGCCCTCGAAGAGCAGGAAAAGACGCTAGAAAAACAGATCAAAGACAGGCCTTTGCAAGCGCTGCAAGAGCAGCAAGACAAACAAGATGAAGCAGCCGAGAGGGCATCCGCCACCCCAGAAAGCGGCAACACCGAGTCCACCACTCCTCCGCCCCCTCATCACCGGCACCAGGTTCTGCAAGACGACGACCGGGAACTCGCCTTTCTCGAGAACCACCTCACAGCCCTCCACAAATCCTTTTTTCAAGCGTACGAGCAGAACCGCCTTTcccaaccctcctcctccccatcctcgcTCGACACTCAATCCATCCCGGACGTAGGATCCATCCTCACCACGCTTAAAGCTCAAGCGCTCAGCGGATGTAAAATCGTCCTCTCCGGGATTGTTCCCATAGGGATGGACGTCTACCGCTCCGAGATTGGGTTGCAAGTTGCCAGTTTTGGAGCCGAATTACGCAGCTCCGTGACGCGAGACGTGACGCACTTGGTAGTCAGCTCCCAGAGGCCACGGACGAAGAAGGTCAGACAAGCAATACGCTACCTGCCCAAAATCAAGATCGTCAACCAGGATTGGCTAGCAGCGTGTTTCTCAGAAtggagggtggtggaggaggggcctTATCTCATCGAAGGACTGGAGGATGCGCAAAAGAAGTTGAACGAAAAGGTTCAGGATGCCGAGGCGACAGAGACGGTGAGCGATGCTGATGATACAGACAGCGGAAATGCGCCGCCGGGGAAAAAGAGGATCCTGAGATTAAAGTCGCCACCAAGAGTCAGGTTCGCCACCGCCGCTAGCACTGGgaacgacgaggacgaggatgaggacgaggaggactcGGATTCGGgtggagatgatgaagacgaggatgaggatatgGATGAGGAGCTCGAGGCGTTCAAGCCAACGGATGCTGATGGACAATTAAGCCCTATTGATGGGCTAAAGACGTTCAATTGGGGTAGCGCGGATGAAGAGTTGGCAGAATTTCTTGAATCGGGttcggacgacgaggaggaggaggaggaagatgaagatgatgatgatggcgacaACGTAAatggcgacgatgacgaggaggcaCCCGCCCAGGCAGCGACAAACATAACCACAACAAGCTCGTCCTACGAACAATTACTGGCCGCCCAAGGCACTGCGCCCTCAACAAAACGCAAAGcagacgacgaggaagaagaagaaagtcaCAAACGCCGGAAATCCCTCCTTGGTCCCGGACCCTCCTCGCTTAGAAACGAGCTGAAGGATGAGGACGTTGAGGCTACAACTGCGGAGGTGGAAACCCAGGCTGCCCACGATGATCAAGATGTTCAATATGCAGATGACCTGGACAAGGAATTTGAGGAGCTGGACGAGGAGGCCTTGGAGGCGGATTTCCTGGCgatggatgatggcgacGGGGACGAGGCACAAGGGCAACAAGTGGACGGGCATGGAACGGGGAATGGAGGTGTTGATGAGAATGGCTAG
- the nuo14 gene encoding NADH:ubiquinone oxidoreductase 14kD subunit, whose amino-acid sequence MPQDMPPAGGYDAVQYKRNLPPSAFKPKTLLAFGGLIMVYGWYHLFHGIREQRELAREKMWSRIHLIPALQAEEDRDLVRRHLADVQREKELLGDKAVKAYHSDRYVRPTFAITPGKIIKD is encoded by the exons ATGCCTCAGGATATGCCCCCCGCTGGCGGCTACGATGCCGTTCAGTACAAG CGCAACCTCCCGCCTAGCGCCTTCAAGCCCAAGACCTTGCTTGCCTTTGGTGGTTTGATCATGGTTTACGGCTGGTACCATCTCTTCCACGGTATCCGTGAGCAAAG AGAACTCGCCCGCGAGAAGATGTGGTCCCGCATCCACCTGATCCCCGCCCTCCAAGCCGAAGAAGACCGTGATCTTGTCCGTCGCCACTTGGCTGACGTCCAGCGCGAGAAGGAGCTGCTCGGAGACAAGGCCGTCAAGGCTTACCACTCAGACAGATATGTCCGTCCTACTTTTGCAATTACTCCCGGGAAGATCATCAAAGATTAG